Proteins from a genomic interval of Quercus lobata isolate SW786 chromosome 11, ValleyOak3.0 Primary Assembly, whole genome shotgun sequence:
- the LOC115968850 gene encoding protein DMR6-LIKE OXYGENASE 2-like: protein MGEVDPAFIQEPEHRPRISYIEGEGFPLIDLAPLHSSNNVSAIEGLVKEVGKACKEWGFFQVINHGVPLEKRQKIDGDSRKFFEQSLEEKRKVRRTEKLVLGYYDTEHTKNVRDWKEVFDIAVEEPALIPASPDPDDKEIAKLYNQWPENPPELRETCQDYGQEMVKLARKLFELIALSLGLPEDRFHSFFKDHSSYIRLNHYPPCPTPELALGVGRHKDGGALTILAQDDVGGLEVKQKDGEWIRVKPTPDAYIVNVGAIIQVWSNDKYESVEHRAMVNPEKERFSVPFFFNPAHYVMIKPLEELTNEQNPAKYRAYNWGKFTASKRRSNFQKLNVENLQISHFRITD, encoded by the exons ATGGGAGAAGTTGATCCAGCTTTCATCCAAGAACCTGAACACAGGCCAAGAATCTCCTACATCGAAGGGGAAGGCTTCCCACTAATTGATCTTGCTCCATTACACTCCTCCAACAATGTTTCTGCCATCGAAGGCCTTGTTAAGGAGGTAGGCAAAGCATGCAAGGAGTGGGGGTTCTTCCAGGTGATCAACCATGGGGTGCCTTTGGAGAAGCGACAGAAAATTGATGGTGACTCGAGGAAATTCTTTGAGCAGAGTTTAGAGGAGAAGAGGAAGGTGAGGAGAACTGAGAAGTTAGTGTTGGGTTATTATGACACTGAGCATACTAAGAATGTGAGGGACTGGAAGGAGGTGTTTGATATTGCCGTAGAGGAACCTGCTTTAATCCCTGCCTCGCCTGATCCTGATGACAAGGAAATCGCCAAATTATATAATCAGTGGCCTGAGAACCCGCCTGAATTAAG GGAGACATGCCAAGACTATGGTCAAGAGATGGTAAAACTAGCTCGCAAGTTATTCGAACTTATAGCTCTGTCCCTAGGCTTGCCAGAAGATAGGTTCCACAGCTTCTTCAAAGATCACAGCAGCTACATCCGACTAAATCACTATCCACCTTGCCCTACCCCTGAGTTAGCACTTGGTGTCGGTCGGCACAAGGATGGTGGTGCCTTAACCATCCTCGCTCAAGATGATGTTGGAGGATTGGAAGTGAAGCAGAAAGATGGAGAGTGGATTCGGGTCAAACCCACCCCAGATGCTTATATTGTCAATGTTGGTGCCATTATTCAG GTTTGGAGTAATGACAAGTATGAGAGTGTGGAGCACAGGGCCATGGTGAACCCAGAGAAAGAAAGGTTCTCTGTTCCATTTTTCTTCAACCCGGCACACTACGTCATGATTAAGCCCTTAGAGGAGCTAACAAACGAGCAAAACCCTGCTAAGTATAGGGCATACAATTGGGGCAAGTTTACAGCTAGCAAAAGGCGCAGTAATTTCCAAAAACTTAATGTTGAAAATCTCCAAATTTCTCATTTTAGGATAACAGATTAA
- the LOC115966828 gene encoding uncharacterized protein LOC115966828 has protein sequence MKFLNSKVFRKALREYVIQHHIDIKWKLNEKKKISVHCKNNCGWRCYALMVTRECTFEIKTINPNCTYPLTFQNGQVTSTYVANRYLEDFSKNPNWKVSGVKHYVMQQVSIDLSFNQVYRSRKAARGLITGNEEAQYGLLRDYVEMIRRTDVGNKVILQIEMKNENVEPKFKRMLDGCHLKGRFGGQLFSATAKDGNDNIFLVAIAVFEQENKDSWIWFLEQFADDIGRPEDLNLVFINDKQKGLLPAMETLFPTVKHRYCVKHIHNNFKVNHKGMELKSVVWRCASTTSVREFKRGMEHLKSLDKEAWKDLADIELAQWTRSHFSPRALTDFLVNNLSESFNSMIVKARNKLILSMLE, from the exons ATGAAATTTCTAAACTCCAAGGTTTTTAGGAAGGCTCTGAGGGAGTATGTGATTCAGCATCACATTGATATCAAGTGGAAgttgaatgagaagaagaagatttctgTACATTGTAAGAACAATTGTGGATGGAGGTGTTATGCCTTAATGGTGACTAGAGAGTGCACATTTGAGATCAAGACAATTAATCCTAATTGTACATACCCTCTAACATTTCAAAATGGGCAAGTTACATCAACCTATGTGGCAAATAGGTATTTGGAGGATTTTAGTAAGAATCCTAACTGGAAGGTCTCAGGTGTTAAGCACTATGTGATGCAGCAGGTTTCTATTGATTTAAGTTTTAATCAAGTGTATAGATCAAGGAAGGCAGCTAGGGGTTTGATCACTGGGAATGAAGAGGCTCAGTATGGCCTACTTAGAGATTATGTAGAAATGATAAGAAGGACAGATGTAGGAAACAAGGTGATATTgcaaatagagatgaaaaatgAGAATGTAGAACCCAAGTTTAAAAGGAT GTTGGATGGATGCCACTTGAAGGGTAGATTTGGTGGGCAATTATTTTCTGCCACTGCCAAGGATGGAAATGACAATATATTCCTAGTGGCAATAGCTGTGTTTGAGCAAGAGAATAAGGATAGCTGGATTTGGTTCTTGGAGCAGTTTGCAGATGACATTGGCAGGCCAGAGGATCTCAATCTGGTATTCATCAATGATAAGCAGAAG GGCCTTCTACCTGCAATGGAGACTTTATTTCCAACTGTAAAGCACAGGTATTGTGTGAAGCACATACACAACAATTTCAAGGTTAACCACAAGGGCATGGAGTTGAAGAGTGTAGTGTGGAGGTGTGCTAGCACAACATCAGTCAGGGAATTTAAGAGGGGGATGGAGCATCTTAAGAGTTTGGATAAAGAAGCTTGGAAGGACCTTGCAGATATAGAGCTTGCACAGTGGACCAGATCCCACTTTTCTCCAAGGGCTTTGACAGATTTTCTAGTAAATAATCTAAGTGAGAGTTTTAACTCTATGATTGTAAAGGCTAGAAACAAGCTAATATTATCAATGCTGGAGTAG